Proteins found in one Helicobacter sp. NHP19-003 genomic segment:
- a CDS encoding polysaccharide deacetylase family protein translates to MRQTLKESLKSLAMFLSNNPLAKSYYKGQGVIFMLHDILQDTPKTPDPYRNPSVPFLDRFLTHLKQVGYAFVDLDEICALLEQNKPFKNIAHFTLDDGFASTYTNAMPVFKAHNAPFTVYITADYINKPGMLNLDQAKALAKEPLCTIGGHTKTHPRLAKLREREREC, encoded by the coding sequence ATGCGCCAAACCTTAAAGGAAAGTCTAAAATCTTTGGCCATGTTTTTGTCTAACAACCCCCTAGCCAAGAGCTATTATAAGGGGCAGGGGGTGATTTTCATGTTGCACGACATTTTGCAAGACACCCCCAAAACCCCAGACCCCTACCGCAACCCAAGCGTGCCCTTTTTAGATCGCTTTTTAACCCACCTTAAACAAGTGGGCTATGCCTTTGTGGATTTAGACGAGATTTGCGCTTTATTAGAACAAAACAAGCCCTTTAAAAACATCGCGCATTTCACCTTAGACGATGGCTTTGCCTCCACTTACACCAATGCCATGCCCGTTTTTAAAGCCCACAACGCCCCCTTCACGGTCTACATCACCGCCGATTACATAAACAAGCCAGGCATGCTAAACCTAGATCAAGCCAAAGCCCTAGCTAAAGAACCTCTATGCACGATCGGTGGGCACACAAAGACCCATCCAAGGCTTGCTAAATTAAGAGAGAGAGAGAGAGAGTGCTAG
- a CDS encoding KdsC family phosphatase: protein MAGIRVFLCDCDGTLTDGGMYCLESGQQFKKFSVADGIGFELLKEAGIKTGILTGEVTPIVEHRAKRLKIDYLYQGCRPQGKLEAVKEICTKEHIGLENVAYVGDDLNDLPVLECVGFKGCVANAHAHLKALPGIAVSPKNGGEGGVRALIDLWLGNPRELKS, encoded by the coding sequence ATGGCTGGCATTCGGGTTTTTTTGTGCGATTGCGATGGTACTTTGACGGATGGGGGGATGTATTGTTTAGAAAGTGGGCAACAATTCAAAAAGTTCAGCGTGGCCGATGGAATCGGTTTTGAGCTCTTAAAAGAGGCGGGGATCAAAACGGGCATTTTAACGGGCGAGGTTACGCCCATAGTCGAGCACCGCGCCAAGAGGCTTAAAATCGACTACTTGTATCAAGGGTGCAGACCTCAAGGCAAACTAGAAGCTGTGAAAGAGATCTGCACCAAAGAGCACATCGGTTTAGAAAATGTGGCTTATGTGGGCGATGACCTCAACGACTTGCCCGTGCTAGAGTGTGTGGGCTTTAAGGGCTGCGTGGCCAATGCCCACGCCCACTTGAAGGCTTTACCCGGCATTGCTGTGTCGCCTAAAAATGGGGGCGAGGGGGGCGTGCGCGCGCTCATTGATCTGTGGCTGGGCAACCCTAGAGAGCTAAAGAGTTAG
- the era gene encoding GTPase Era, with protein sequence MSKAGFIALIGRPNAGKSTLINALLGAHLALTSHKANATRKILKAIIPYTDKESTECQMVFLDTPGLCQQEKLLNKMMVAQSHHAFESCDLAVFVAGVHDHLKAYEGFLKWSGGKPHLIALNKTDTATNAQILAKLKDYAPYSPHFQALIPISAQKGHHLNALLDGVAKLLPNAPFYYDPDMLGDIQMREIYAEIIREQIFQFLSDEIPYESAVLVQSVQEQEHLEKIHAQIIVAKESQQKMVIGKGGAVVKKIGQEARRKIEGFIQKKVFLRLEVVVQKNWTSAQNQLKKMGYVVE encoded by the coding sequence ATGAGCAAAGCCGGGTTTATCGCGCTCATTGGCCGGCCAAACGCGGGCAAAAGCACTTTGATCAACGCTTTGCTAGGGGCGCATTTAGCCCTCACTTCGCACAAGGCCAACGCCACCCGTAAAATCTTAAAAGCCATCATCCCCTACACAGACAAAGAAAGCACAGAGTGCCAAATGGTGTTTTTAGACACCCCGGGGTTGTGCCAACAAGAAAAGCTTTTAAATAAAATGATGGTGGCACAAAGCCACCACGCCTTTGAAAGTTGTGATTTGGCGGTGTTTGTGGCGGGAGTACATGACCATTTAAAAGCCTATGAGGGCTTTTTAAAATGGAGTGGTGGCAAGCCACACCTGATCGCCTTAAATAAAACCGACACTGCAACCAACGCCCAAATCTTAGCCAAGCTCAAAGACTACGCCCCCTACAGCCCACACTTTCAAGCCCTAATCCCCATCAGCGCGCAAAAGGGACATCATTTAAATGCCCTGCTCGATGGAGTGGCTAAGCTCTTGCCAAATGCGCCCTTTTACTACGACCCGGACATGCTCGGCGACATCCAAATGCGTGAGATTTATGCCGAGATCATCAGAGAGCAGATTTTTCAATTCTTAAGCGATGAAATCCCCTATGAGAGTGCGGTTTTGGTGCAAAGCGTGCAGGAGCAAGAGCACCTAGAGAAAATCCACGCCCAGATCATTGTCGCCAAAGAGAGCCAACAAAAAATGGTGATCGGCAAGGGCGGGGCGGTGGTAAAAAAGATCGGACAGGAGGCACGCCGTAAAATTGAGGGCTTTATCCAAAAAAAGGTCTTTTTGCGCTTGGAGGTGGTGGTGCAGAAAAACTGGACTTCTGCACAAAATCAGCTCAAAAAAATGGGCTATGTGGTAGAATAG
- a CDS encoding 5'-methylthioadenosine/adenosylhomocysteine nucleosidase, with protein sequence MLNLTTIGVMGAMAEEIAPLLAKFSHHTSEHIGNNTYHHLKLQNLNIVLAYSKIGKVHAATTASTLILHHKVQAILFSGVAGGLAPNLAINDLLLATKLCQADIDLTPFNHPLGFIPESSVFVESDPKLNALAKSVAQKLNLPLKEGIIATCDQFVSDPVRKQSFVQHFGASVVEMEGASLGFVCRDFNIPFCVLRSVSDTADGTAPTDFDAFLHQSAQISADFVYTMLQELATSKSL encoded by the coding sequence ATGCTGAATTTAACCACAATCGGGGTCATGGGCGCGATGGCTGAAGAGATCGCCCCCCTTTTAGCAAAATTCTCCCACCACACCAGCGAGCACATCGGCAACAACACCTACCACCACCTAAAACTACAAAACTTAAACATTGTCCTTGCCTACAGCAAAATAGGCAAGGTGCATGCCGCCACCACCGCCAGCACTTTGATTTTGCACCACAAAGTCCAAGCCATCCTCTTTAGCGGCGTGGCTGGTGGCCTTGCGCCCAATTTAGCCATCAACGACCTGCTTTTAGCCACGAAATTATGCCAAGCCGACATTGACCTCACCCCCTTTAACCACCCTTTAGGCTTTATCCCTGAAAGCAGCGTGTTTGTAGAAAGCGACCCAAAGTTAAACGCCCTTGCCAAAAGCGTGGCGCAAAAACTCAACCTCCCTTTAAAAGAGGGCATCATCGCCACTTGCGACCAATTCGTGAGCGACCCCGTGCGCAAACAATCCTTCGTGCAGCACTTCGGGGCAAGTGTCGTGGAGATGGAGGGGGCAAGTTTGGGCTTTGTGTGCCGCGATTTTAACATCCCCTTTTGTGTGCTAAGAAGTGTGAGCGACACAGCCGATGGCACCGCCCCCACAGACTTTGACGCTTTCTTACACCAAAGTGCCCAGATCAGCGCAGATTTTGTCTATACGATGTTGCAAGAATTGGCTACCAGCAAAAGCCTTTAG
- a CDS encoding L,D-transpeptidase family protein has product MLKQKAFLHSVFLAMALAVTAQADTLMGFVKAYHEKGIESIEKLLQSYLSQREFWEDLLETKDTTYGYYEDLNYLFLINKANPKLELYQMGGEKITKVDSTKALVGSKIGVKVSEGDKATPIGVYQIVKKIASPSTYYGPLALVTNYPNPLDVVLKRTGHGIWIHGMPLDGKRGNNTKGCIAIDNMALQNYDKIVRGKKSILIVYENNLPQASKAELATLLGSLYAWRSAWARNNLVSYLEFYAPDFRHVSGMDIKKFEKFKTKIFAKNEDKVIRFSGVNITPYPTNSGDKLFRIAFNQDYEAYKHKKLTYSSHGLKELYVRLKGQKMQIVVEK; this is encoded by the coding sequence ATGTTGAAACAAAAGGCGTTTTTGCACTCTGTTTTTTTGGCGATGGCGTTGGCAGTTACGGCGCAAGCGGACACTTTAATGGGCTTTGTCAAAGCCTATCACGAAAAAGGCATCGAGTCCATTGAAAAGCTCTTGCAATCTTATTTAAGCCAAAGGGAATTTTGGGAGGATTTATTAGAAACCAAGGACACGACCTATGGTTACTATGAGGATTTAAATTATTTATTTTTGATCAACAAGGCCAACCCTAAATTAGAGCTCTACCAAATGGGCGGGGAGAAAATCACTAAGGTGGACTCTACAAAAGCCCTTGTGGGCTCTAAAATCGGGGTGAAAGTGAGTGAGGGGGACAAGGCCACACCCATAGGGGTGTACCAAATTGTGAAGAAAATCGCCTCTCCGAGCACCTACTATGGCCCGCTCGCTCTTGTTACCAACTACCCCAACCCCCTAGATGTGGTCTTAAAACGCACGGGGCATGGGATATGGATCCATGGCATGCCCTTAGATGGCAAACGGGGCAACAACACCAAGGGTTGCATCGCCATCGACAACATGGCTTTACAAAATTACGACAAAATCGTGCGGGGCAAAAAGTCTATTTTGATCGTTTATGAAAACAACCTGCCCCAAGCGAGCAAGGCAGAGCTAGCCACTCTTTTGGGCAGTCTTTACGCATGGCGCTCAGCTTGGGCGAGAAATAACTTGGTGTCCTATTTAGAGTTTTACGCCCCCGATTTCAGGCATGTAAGTGGCATGGACATTAAAAAGTTTGAGAAGTTTAAGACAAAAATCTTTGCCAAAAATGAGGATAAAGTCATCCGCTTTTCGGGTGTGAACATCACCCCTTATCCCACCAACAGCGGGGATAAACTTTTCCGCATTGCTTTTAACCAAGACTATGAAGCCTATAAACACAAAAAGCTCACTTACAGCTCACACGGACTCAAAGAGCTCTATGTGCGCTTGAAGGGGCAAAAAATGCAAATTGTGGTGGAAAAATAA
- a CDS encoding 2,3,4,5-tetrahydropyridine-2,6-carboxylate N-succinyltransferase, whose product MQNFKRFVDDFQNSPDYKKPLAFGIAKIQHGQHTGKPLSAAYPVLNWGEALGAYAVFMHAFKHATPLNSSASEAIYGVDARFIQHGLELFKPFLAESLGAHKHPNVQVLLELQRAQLYSQSPKQEQLYNYHFVVLYEDKPCQSLESAYMKLLALSLGKAPLRSLNLEGIFGLLPNVAWSGNSAYELEYLRTQEIALKVHGAYPCIDFIDKFPRYLMQVLPAVDNIRLLDSAKARFGAYLGKGGYTQMPGASYINFNAGVEGACMNEGRISSSVVVGEGTDIGGGASVLGVLSGGNKEPISIGKNCLLGANSVLGISLGDGCILDAGIGVLAGTIFEIAPKDLEKLQELNPAFKAKEGGFYKGAELSGLHGLHFRQNSQNGKMCAMASKRHIPLNTNLHH is encoded by the coding sequence ATGCAAAACTTTAAACGCTTTGTTGATGACTTCCAAAATTCCCCAGACTACAAAAAACCCCTAGCCTTTGGGATCGCCAAAATCCAGCACGGGCAACACACGGGCAAGCCCTTAAGTGCGGCTTATCCCGTGCTCAATTGGGGTGAGGCACTCGGGGCTTATGCAGTTTTCATGCACGCTTTCAAGCACGCCACGCCCTTAAACTCAAGTGCCAGCGAGGCCATCTATGGAGTCGATGCCCGCTTTATCCAGCACGGCCTAGAGCTTTTCAAGCCCTTTTTAGCCGAGAGTTTAGGCGCACACAAGCACCCCAATGTCCAAGTGCTTTTAGAATTGCAACGCGCACAATTATACAGCCAAAGCCCCAAACAAGAACAGCTTTACAACTACCATTTTGTGGTGCTTTATGAGGACAAGCCCTGCCAAAGCCTAGAGAGTGCCTATATGAAACTCTTAGCCCTATCGTTAGGCAAAGCCCCATTAAGAAGTTTAAACTTAGAGGGCATTTTTGGGCTACTGCCTAATGTCGCGTGGAGTGGCAATAGTGCTTACGAGCTAGAATATTTGCGCACGCAAGAAATTGCGCTCAAAGTACATGGGGCATATCCTTGCATTGATTTTATAGACAAATTCCCCCGTTACCTCATGCAAGTTTTGCCTGCGGTGGATAATATCCGCTTGCTAGACAGCGCGAAAGCGCGCTTTGGGGCATATTTAGGCAAGGGCGGCTACACGCAAATGCCCGGGGCCAGCTACATCAATTTTAATGCGGGCGTTGAGGGGGCTTGTATGAATGAGGGGCGGATCAGCTCTTCTGTGGTGGTGGGCGAGGGCACGGACATAGGCGGCGGGGCGAGCGTTTTAGGCGTGCTTAGTGGGGGCAATAAAGAGCCTATCAGCATAGGCAAGAACTGCCTACTTGGGGCTAATAGCGTGCTTGGCATTAGTCTTGGCGATGGCTGTATCTTAGATGCCGGGATTGGGGTTTTAGCCGGGACGATCTTTGAAATTGCGCCCAAAGATTTAGAAAAATTGCAAGAGTTAAACCCCGCCTTTAAAGCCAAAGAGGGCGGGTTTTATAAGGGGGCCGAGCTGTCGGGCTTGCATGGCTTGCACTTTCGGCAAAATAGCCAAAATGGCAAAATGTGCGCGATGGCGAGCAAGCGGCACATTCCGCTGAATACGAATTTACACCACTAG
- the hslV gene encoding ATP-dependent protease subunit HslV: MFHATTILGYKTHFEGKDYAIIGGDGQVSFNNCVLKGNATKIRTLHHGQILSGFAGSTADAFSLFDMFERILEGKKGDLFKSVVDFSKEWRKDKFLRRLEAMMIVLNKQSIFILSGTGDVVEPEDGKIAAIGSGGNYALSAARALDKFANLEPKTLVEESLKIAGNLCIYTNQNIKILEL, translated from the coding sequence ATGTTTCACGCCACCACGATTTTAGGCTATAAAACGCATTTTGAGGGCAAGGATTACGCCATCATCGGCGGGGACGGACAGGTGAGCTTCAATAATTGCGTCTTGAAGGGCAACGCCACGAAAATCCGCACCCTGCACCACGGGCAAATCTTAAGCGGATTTGCGGGCAGCACGGCCGATGCCTTCAGTTTATTTGACATGTTCGAGCGCATTTTGGAGGGCAAAAAGGGGGATTTATTTAAGAGTGTCGTGGATTTTAGCAAAGAGTGGCGCAAGGACAAGTTTTTGCGCCGGCTCGAGGCGATGATGATCGTGCTCAACAAGCAATCCATTTTTATTTTGAGCGGGACGGGCGATGTGGTCGAGCCGGAAGATGGCAAGATTGCGGCCATTGGCAGTGGGGGCAATTACGCCTTGAGCGCCGCACGGGCTTTAGATAAATTCGCCAACCTTGAGCCTAAAACTTTAGTGGAAGAGTCGCTCAAAATCGCGGGCAATCTTTGCATTTACACGAACCAAAACATTAAAATCTTGGAGCTTTGA
- the hslU gene encoding HslU--HslV peptidase ATPase subunit, with amino-acid sequence MDDPQKLNLTPQEIVEYLDGYIIQQQDAKKMIAIALRNRWRRLQLPKELQEEVTPKNILMIGSTGVGKTEIARRMAKMMGLPFVKVEASKYTEVGFVGRDVESMVRDLVAASVHLIETEEKQKNQSKIEDLVIERIAKKLLPPLPSSVSDTKKEEYALNFEKTKEKVRGTALDNQKIEIELDKRALEGDFNVPPEIIKVQESLTKILSKGTEKVTKEMTIKEAKDALRHDVSQAILDMEKVQREGLERARQCGVIFIDEIDKIAVSTKEGSRQDPSKEGVQRDLLPIVEGSTIQTKYGAISTDHILFIAAGAFHLSKPSDLIPELQGRFPLRVELESLSEEIMHEILTRTKSSIIKQYQALLKVEGVDLVFEPEALRELARLSYLANQKTEDIGARRLHTTLEKVLEDISFNAARYSGQQVVVSKEQVSEKLKGLVEDVDLARFIL; translated from the coding sequence ATGGACGACCCACAGAAGTTAAACTTAACCCCACAAGAGATTGTGGAGTATTTAGACGGCTACATTATCCAGCAACAAGATGCAAAAAAGATGATCGCCATTGCTCTGCGTAACCGCTGGCGGCGTTTGCAACTGCCTAAAGAGTTGCAAGAAGAGGTTACGCCTAAGAATATTTTAATGATCGGCTCTACGGGCGTGGGTAAGACAGAGATCGCAAGGCGTATGGCTAAGATGATGGGATTGCCCTTTGTCAAGGTGGAGGCGAGCAAATACACCGAAGTGGGCTTTGTGGGGCGCGATGTGGAGTCGATGGTGCGCGACTTGGTCGCCGCGAGCGTGCATTTGATCGAAACTGAAGAGAAGCAGAAAAACCAAAGCAAGATCGAGGACTTGGTGATCGAGCGGATCGCTAAAAAACTCTTGCCCCCTTTGCCTAGCAGTGTGAGTGACACCAAGAAAGAGGAATACGCCCTAAACTTTGAAAAGACCAAAGAAAAGGTGCGCGGCACTGCCCTAGACAACCAAAAGATCGAAATTGAGCTAGACAAGCGTGCTTTAGAGGGAGATTTTAATGTCCCCCCTGAGATCATAAAAGTCCAAGAGAGTTTGACTAAAATTTTAAGCAAGGGCACAGAGAAAGTTACTAAAGAGATGACGATCAAAGAGGCCAAAGATGCCCTGCGCCACGATGTGTCCCAAGCCATTTTAGACATGGAGAAAGTACAACGAGAGGGGCTAGAGAGGGCTAGACAGTGTGGGGTGATCTTCATTGATGAGATCGATAAAATTGCGGTGAGCACCAAAGAGGGCTCAAGACAGGACCCAAGTAAAGAGGGCGTACAAAGGGATTTACTCCCCATTGTAGAGGGTAGTACCATACAGACAAAATACGGGGCAATTAGCACAGACCATATTTTATTCATCGCTGCCGGGGCATTCCATTTAAGCAAGCCTAGCGACTTGATCCCCGAGTTGCAAGGACGCTTCCCCTTAAGGGTGGAGCTTGAGAGTTTGAGCGAAGAGATCATGCATGAGATTTTAACCCGCACCAAAAGCTCGATCATTAAGCAATACCAAGCCTTGCTCAAGGTTGAGGGTGTGGATCTAGTCTTTGAACCCGAAGCACTAAGAGAGTTAGCCCGCCTTTCGTATTTGGCAAATCAAAAGACAGAGGACATCGGGGCACGCCGGCTACACACCACGCTAGAAAAGGTCCTAGAGGACATTAGTTTCAACGCCGCGCGTTATAGCGGGCAGCAGGTCGTGGTGTCTAAAGAACAAGTGAGCGAGAAACTCAAAGGCCTTGTGGAGGATGTGGATTTAGCCCGTTTCATCTTATGA
- the rplI gene encoding 50S ribosomal protein L9, producing the protein MQVLLLKDVKNLGKAGEVVSVKDGYGNNFLLAKGLAKLATTDVIRQFKASAKKRAEQEAQDLADKEALAKALEQITLKITKKVGANGALFGSITKEEVIEALQASHPIELDKKTLELKTPIKSTGLYEIEVKLGYGVHGVLKVDVVAE; encoded by the coding sequence ATGCAAGTTTTGTTGTTGAAAGATGTGAAAAATTTAGGCAAAGCCGGGGAAGTTGTGAGCGTGAAAGATGGCTATGGCAATAACTTTTTACTCGCCAAGGGCTTAGCTAAACTTGCCACCACCGATGTGATCCGCCAGTTTAAGGCCAGTGCTAAAAAACGCGCCGAACAAGAGGCACAAGACTTGGCCGATAAAGAAGCCCTAGCTAAGGCTTTAGAGCAAATCACGCTTAAAATCACCAAAAAAGTTGGGGCTAATGGCGCGCTCTTTGGCTCAATCACCAAAGAAGAAGTGATCGAGGCTCTGCAGGCAAGCCACCCCATTGAGCTAGACAAAAAAACCCTAGAGCTCAAAACCCCCATTAAAAGCACAGGGCTTTATGAGATTGAGGTGAAACTCGGGTATGGCGTGCATGGTGTGTTGAAAGTGGATGTTGTGGCTGAGTAG
- a CDS encoding 4Fe-4S binding protein gives MWWKNNPLLEFVYVKDPKHPLVAPHEHIVVQDTPAPADCVVSNVALKGAKRVAPEINFLIANSTQSPLELAASLSLIYEAHGLQFDFAPTQQEATQSVLEVFTYNSTICQYHQRRVECCGKCTEVCPTLAITKLDPEIAKSKGLECIDNRHLEINQQDCIDCGRCIAVCPSGSLHYNALSLECMQAIAKLYQGYIPLLLDKNTDLPTIPLKKEVLPLSLNANILEQTYLLTLLQESGAQVVLYAKELGVGTLESITLLNGIYEKIYQKKAVLCAFSPDELKTCLEHAQILEHTRFSPPTTPTHTKRDLFAKRLAHMVGEGGFGQVPCGDFIRYGHIKIFESCTLCLACVGACNTNALSIDGNDYRLLFNPSLCTTCGYCVPTCPEKCLELERDGIHLHPSYFTPQVMAQDNLFACRMCGKAMGTTKSVLKIAKFMEARFQGDTRRIASLYVCADCKVKVMLEDIVDISAILR, from the coding sequence TTGTGGTGGAAAAATAACCCCTTGCTGGAATTTGTCTATGTCAAAGACCCCAAGCACCCTTTAGTCGCTCCCCACGAGCACATCGTGGTGCAAGACACTCCCGCGCCAGCTGATTGTGTGGTGAGTAATGTAGCCTTAAAGGGGGCTAAGAGGGTTGCGCCCGAAATCAATTTTCTCATCGCAAACAGCACCCAAAGCCCCCTAGAGTTAGCCGCAAGCCTCTCACTCATTTACGAAGCGCATGGTTTGCAATTTGACTTCGCCCCTACGCAACAGGAGGCGACACAATCTGTTTTAGAAGTCTTCACCTACAATTCCACCATTTGCCAATACCATCAGCGGCGGGTGGAATGTTGTGGCAAATGCACGGAAGTCTGCCCCACGCTTGCCATCACCAAACTAGACCCCGAGATTGCCAAATCTAAGGGGCTAGAGTGCATAGACAACCGCCATTTAGAAATCAACCAACAAGATTGCATCGATTGTGGCAGGTGCATTGCCGTGTGCCCAAGTGGGAGCTTGCACTACAACGCCTTGAGTCTAGAGTGCATGCAAGCCATTGCTAAACTCTATCAAGGCTACATCCCTCTACTCTTAGACAAAAACACAGACCTGCCCACCATCCCCCTTAAAAAAGAGGTGTTGCCCTTAAGCCTCAATGCCAACATCTTAGAGCAAACCTATTTACTCACACTCTTGCAAGAGAGTGGGGCGCAAGTGGTGCTTTACGCCAAAGAGTTGGGCGTAGGCACACTAGAGAGCATTACCCTACTCAATGGCATTTATGAAAAAATCTATCAGAAAAAGGCGGTGTTGTGCGCCTTTAGCCCCGATGAACTCAAAACCTGCCTAGAGCACGCTCAAATTCTAGAGCACACCCGCTTTAGCCCCCCCACAACGCCCACACACACCAAGCGCGATCTCTTTGCTAAACGCCTCGCGCATATGGTGGGCGAGGGCGGTTTTGGACAAGTGCCTTGTGGGGATTTTATCCGCTATGGGCACATTAAAATCTTTGAGAGTTGCACCCTTTGTTTGGCGTGCGTGGGGGCGTGCAACACGAACGCTTTAAGCATCGATGGCAACGACTACCGCCTGCTCTTTAACCCGTCCTTATGCACCACTTGCGGGTATTGTGTGCCGACCTGCCCTGAAAAGTGCCTAGAATTAGAAAGGGATGGCATCCACTTACACCCTAGCTACTTCACGCCACAGGTCATGGCGCAAGACAACCTTTTTGCCTGCCGTATGTGTGGCAAGGCGATGGGGACCACTAAAAGCGTGTTAAAAATCGCCAAGTTCATGGAAGCGCGTTTTCAAGGCGATACACGCCGAATCGCTAGTTTGTATGTGTGTGCCGATTGCAAGGTGAAGGTCATGCTTGAGGACATCGTGGACATTTCTGCCATTTTGCGCTAA
- a CDS encoding glycosyltransferase, with protein MKVLHINATLTGGAARAALRLHSALLKEGVESYIWVQDRRGVGLEPHILSPESGLAKAWAFVRPYLDKAPILLYPKRKKGVFNLGYLPFSLPLSTIKELKPDIVHLHWIGRGALALRDLAKIKAPLVWSLHDMWAFTGGDHNYPDKSEHTYKHSCILNSPFERDLATWGFKMKQRAYAKTPNLNIVGVSSWICHLSKQSALLKDKPHHNIPNPIDTDSYQPLDKVSCRQLLGLNTSKKLVGFGALDTNDPIKGYDLLLQALRPCTLDMELVVVGRTKSSHLPFKTHHLGALHDTASLVAFYNALDALIVPSRQENLSNMALESLSCGTPVLAFKVGGFADLIQHRENGYIAPSFDTTNLREGLEWVLENNADLSAKARAFVLEHFSEHKVAEQMIALYESLKGGAC; from the coding sequence GTGAAGGTCTTACACATCAACGCCACGCTCACGGGGGGGGCGGCTAGGGCAGCTCTGCGTTTACACAGCGCACTTTTAAAAGAAGGGGTAGAAAGCTATATATGGGTGCAAGATAGGCGGGGGGTGGGATTAGAGCCACATATTTTAAGCCCTGAGAGCGGGCTAGCCAAAGCGTGGGCGTTCGTGCGCCCCTACTTAGACAAAGCCCCGATTTTGCTTTATCCCAAGCGCAAAAAAGGGGTGTTTAATCTGGGCTACTTGCCCTTTAGTCTGCCCTTAAGCACCATTAAAGAGCTCAAGCCCGACATCGTGCATTTGCACTGGATCGGGCGGGGGGCCCTGGCTTTAAGGGATTTGGCGAAAATCAAAGCCCCCCTTGTGTGGAGTTTGCACGACATGTGGGCTTTTACGGGAGGCGATCACAACTACCCCGATAAGAGCGAGCACACCTATAAGCACTCTTGTATTTTAAATAGCCCCTTTGAGCGCGATTTGGCCACTTGGGGTTTTAAGATGAAACAACGCGCGTATGCCAAAACCCCTAATCTTAATATTGTGGGGGTGAGTTCGTGGATTTGCCATTTATCCAAACAAAGCGCACTGTTGAAAGACAAGCCCCATCACAACATCCCCAACCCCATAGACACAGACAGCTACCAACCCCTAGACAAAGTCTCTTGTCGGCAATTACTGGGCTTAAACACTTCTAAAAAGCTTGTGGGCTTTGGGGCCCTTGACACCAACGACCCCATCAAGGGTTACGACCTGCTCTTGCAAGCCCTGCGCCCCTGCACCCTAGACATGGAGTTGGTCGTGGTGGGGAGGACTAAATCCTCGCATTTGCCCTTTAAAACCCACCATTTAGGTGCACTGCACGACACGGCAAGCCTCGTGGCGTTTTACAACGCCCTAGATGCGCTCATTGTGCCCAGCCGCCAAGAAAACTTGAGCAATATGGCCCTAGAAAGCCTCTCTTGCGGCACGCCTGTGTTGGCGTTTAAAGTGGGGGGTTTTGCGGATTTAATCCAACATCGAGAAAACGGCTACATCGCCCCATCTTTTGACACCACCAACTTGAGGGAAGGGTTAGAGTGGGTGTTAGAAAATAACGCAGATTTAAGTGCAAAGGCGCGGGCGTTCGTG